In Microbacterium esteraromaticum, the following proteins share a genomic window:
- the mmuM gene encoding homocysteine S-methyltransferase, with the protein MTTTETPVVVLDGGLSNALGDRGHDLSDDLWTARLLRDAPAEIAAAHRAYFAAGAHVATTASYQASFSGFERAGMSHAEAADLIRRSVMIARDVRDEVADSQIDGPALLVAASVGPYGAVLADGSEYRGRYGLSRAALRDFHAPRMELLVGAGPDLLALETIPDLDEVGVLVELAEEFEVPAWLSCTVAGDLLRDGRPAREAFAMAHERTGIVAVGVNCCAPGDVLAAVRSAVDASGKPAIAYPNSGEVWDGAARRWTGEPGFETVLARAWVDAGARFVGGCCRIGPGAIAGIAAELRG; encoded by the coding sequence ATGACGACGACAGAGACCCCAGTGGTGGTGCTCGACGGCGGACTGTCGAACGCACTCGGCGACCGGGGGCATGACCTCAGTGACGACCTGTGGACCGCACGGCTGCTGCGCGACGCGCCCGCCGAGATCGCTGCCGCGCACAGGGCCTACTTCGCGGCCGGCGCCCATGTCGCCACGACCGCCAGCTACCAGGCGAGCTTCAGCGGATTCGAGCGCGCGGGGATGAGTCATGCCGAAGCCGCCGACCTCATCCGGCGCAGCGTGATGATCGCCCGCGACGTGCGCGACGAGGTCGCCGACTCTCAGATCGACGGCCCCGCCCTGCTCGTCGCCGCATCGGTAGGCCCCTACGGAGCCGTGCTCGCGGATGGATCCGAGTACCGGGGCAGATACGGGCTGAGCCGCGCAGCGCTGCGCGACTTCCACGCCCCGCGGATGGAGCTCTTGGTCGGCGCAGGTCCTGACCTGCTCGCTCTCGAGACGATTCCCGACCTCGACGAGGTGGGAGTGCTCGTCGAGCTCGCCGAGGAGTTCGAGGTGCCCGCATGGCTGTCGTGCACGGTAGCCGGTGATCTGCTGCGCGACGGTCGGCCGGCACGCGAGGCGTTCGCCATGGCTCACGAGCGAACCGGGATCGTGGCGGTCGGCGTGAACTGCTGTGCGCCCGGCGACGTGCTCGCGGCGGTGCGCTCCGCCGTCGACGCGAGCGGCAAGCCTGCGATCGCCTACCCCAATTCCGGGGAGGTCTGGGACGGTGCCGCGCGCCGATGGACCGGCGAGCCCGGCTTCGAGACCGTTCTCGCCCGCGCCTGGGTCGATGCCGGGGCACGCTTCGTCGGCG
- a CDS encoding MMPL family transporter: MTTLFGLFGSAKAPEGTAQAPASSESAKTAALMKEFPNADRQSVLVVASRDDGENLSDRDLAALTELLPVLDEHADAAPSGPLVSEDGEAALLVAPIRVGGSSTEAAEVIGDIRADLADSPVDGLTLQLTGGPAFGADVVSAFAGADLTLLLVTILIVAILLIVTYRSPVLWLIPLVVVALADGLAGRMTAAAGAAWDLQFDSGIISVLVFGAGTNYALLLISRYREELLQTDDHRRALSSAWRQTVPAIVASNVTVVLALLTLVLAVIPGTHGLGISSAIGLLIALGAVLFLLPPLLAVCGRGVFWPFVPRPGQGRTQGRGWRAVATRVVRRPGLSLLAAGALLAVMAAGLIGTSVGLDQVQKFRVQSESATGLQVLAEHFPPGDAQPVFVVTRTAETDAVLSALEGVEGIVRAHPVGTSVDDSLTQIMVTSEFLPSSSESLDQITELRDAVHQVRGADAVVGGAVATDLDARAGNQQDLFLIAPLVLAASFIVLLVLLRSIVAPVLLLLVNLASAVAAIGAGAWLSRVLLGQHALDLQVPLLAFLFLVALGIDYTIFLVHRARAEAAEHGTKAGMVEAIAHTGGVITSAGIVLAAVFAALGVLPLVTLGQLGLIVGIGVIVDTLVVRTVVVPAVFALIGDRFWWPGRPPASRRVTSPEEAASEAGRRESRDRVMTAP; this comes from the coding sequence ATGACGACGCTCTTCGGCCTCTTCGGTTCTGCGAAAGCCCCGGAGGGCACCGCCCAGGCGCCGGCGAGCAGCGAGTCGGCGAAGACCGCAGCGCTGATGAAGGAGTTCCCGAATGCCGACCGCCAGTCCGTGCTCGTGGTGGCATCGCGCGATGACGGCGAGAACCTGTCGGACCGCGATCTCGCAGCGCTGACCGAGCTGCTGCCCGTGCTCGACGAGCACGCGGACGCTGCCCCTTCGGGCCCGCTGGTGAGCGAAGACGGTGAGGCGGCTCTGCTGGTCGCGCCGATCAGGGTCGGAGGCAGCAGCACCGAGGCCGCCGAGGTCATCGGCGACATTCGTGCGGATCTCGCCGACAGCCCCGTCGACGGCCTGACGCTTCAGCTGACGGGCGGTCCCGCGTTCGGTGCAGACGTGGTGTCTGCCTTCGCCGGTGCCGACCTCACGCTGCTGCTGGTCACGATCCTGATCGTGGCGATCCTGCTGATCGTCACCTATCGCTCGCCCGTGCTCTGGCTGATTCCGCTGGTCGTGGTCGCTCTGGCCGATGGCCTGGCCGGGCGGATGACCGCAGCGGCGGGCGCTGCATGGGATCTGCAGTTCGACTCGGGCATCATCAGCGTGCTGGTCTTCGGCGCCGGCACGAACTACGCGCTGCTGCTCATCTCGCGGTACCGCGAGGAGCTGCTTCAGACCGATGACCACAGGCGGGCCCTGAGCTCCGCCTGGCGCCAGACGGTTCCGGCCATCGTCGCATCGAACGTCACGGTCGTGCTGGCGCTGCTCACCCTCGTGCTCGCCGTGATCCCCGGCACGCACGGTCTCGGCATCTCCAGCGCGATCGGGCTGCTGATCGCCCTCGGAGCGGTGCTGTTCCTTCTTCCGCCGCTGCTCGCCGTGTGCGGACGCGGAGTGTTCTGGCCGTTCGTCCCGCGCCCTGGTCAGGGCAGGACGCAAGGGCGGGGGTGGCGAGCCGTCGCAACCAGGGTCGTGCGTCGGCCGGGACTCAGCCTGCTTGCGGCGGGTGCACTGCTGGCAGTCATGGCTGCCGGTCTGATCGGCACCTCCGTCGGGCTCGACCAGGTGCAGAAGTTCCGGGTGCAGTCGGAGTCGGCGACCGGCCTGCAGGTGCTGGCCGAGCACTTCCCGCCCGGCGACGCTCAGCCTGTCTTCGTCGTCACGCGCACCGCCGAGACGGATGCCGTGCTCTCAGCGCTCGAAGGCGTGGAGGGCATCGTCAGGGCGCATCCGGTCGGCACGAGCGTCGACGACTCGCTGACCCAGATCATGGTGACGAGCGAGTTCTTGCCGAGCTCGTCCGAGAGCCTGGATCAGATCACGGAACTGCGCGATGCGGTGCATCAGGTGCGCGGCGCGGACGCGGTCGTCGGCGGGGCTGTCGCAACCGACCTCGACGCGCGAGCCGGGAACCAGCAGGACCTGTTCCTGATCGCACCACTCGTGCTGGCTGCCAGTTTCATCGTGCTGCTCGTGCTTCTGCGCTCGATCGTGGCACCGGTGCTGCTGCTGCTCGTGAACCTCGCCAGCGCCGTCGCCGCGATCGGGGCCGGGGCGTGGCTGAGCAGGGTGCTTCTCGGGCAGCATGCGCTCGATCTGCAGGTGCCGCTGCTGGCCTTCCTGTTCCTCGTCGCGCTCGGCATCGACTACACGATCTTCCTCGTGCATCGCGCACGCGCGGAGGCTGCGGAGCACGGCACCAAAGCGGGAATGGTCGAGGCGATCGCGCATACCGGGGGCGTGATCACCAGCGCGGGCATCGTGCTCGCGGCGGTGTTCGCCGCGCTCGGCGTTCTGCCGCTGGTCACCCTCGGTCAGCTCGGACTCATCGTGGGCATCGGCGTGATCGTCGACACCCTGGTCGTGCGCACCGTGGTCGTGCCCGCTGTCTTCGCACTGATCGGCGACCGGTTCTGGTGGCCAGGACGCCCGCCGGCCAGCCGACGGGTCACGTCACCCGAGGAGGCTGCGTCGGAGGCGGGCCGCCGTGAGTCTCGCGATCGCGTCATGACAGCACCGTGA